The Lysobacter enzymogenes DNA segment TACCTGGCCGGCGAACAGACCCCGGTGTTCTTCGGCTCGGCGGTCAACAACTTCGGCGTGCAGCTGCTGCTGGACTTCTTCGTCGAGCACGCGCCCGCGCCGAAGCCGCGCGAGACCACCCGCCGCGAAGTGCAGCCGGCCGAGGACAAGCTGACCGGCTTCGTCTTCAAGATCCAGGCCAACATGGACCCGCAGCACCGCGACCGGGTCGCGTTCATGCGCATCTGCTCGGGCAAGTTCAGCGCCGGCATGAAGGCCTTCCAGGCGCGCAGCGGCAAGGAGGTCAAGCTCGCCAACGCGCTGACCTTCATGGCCTCCGACCGCGAGATCGCCGAAACCGCGTTTCCGGGCGACGTGATCGGCATCCACAACCACGGCACGATCTCCATCGGCGACAGCTTCAGCGAAGGAGAGAACCTGTCGTTCACCGGCATCCCCAACTTCGCCCCGGAACTGTTCCGCCGCGCGCGCCTGCGCGATCCGCTCAAGCTCAAGCAGTTGCAGAAGGGCCTGGCCCAGCTGTCGGAGGAAGGCGCGACCCAGTTCTTCCGCCCGCTGATGAGCAACGACCTGATCCTCGGCGCGGTCGGCGTGCTGCAGTTCGACGTGGTCGCCTACCGGCTGAAGGACGAGTACGGCGTCGACGCCAGCTTCGAGCAGGTCAGCGTGGCGACCGCGCGCTGGATCCGCTGCAACGACGCCAAGAAGCTCGAGGAATTCCGCGAGAAGAACGCGATGAACCTCGCCATCGACGCGGCCGGCGAACTGGTCTACCTCGCCCCGACCCGGGTCAACCTGCAGCTGGCGCAAGAACGC contains these protein-coding regions:
- a CDS encoding peptide chain release factor 3 translates to MSEVTQQALRRRTFAIVSHPDAGKTTLTEKLLLFGGAIQMAGSVKGRKAARHATSDWMALEKERGISVTSSVMQFPYEGRIVNLLDTPGHADFGEDTYRVLTAVDSALMVIDVAKGVEERTIKLMEVCRLRDTPIMTFINKLDREGKNPIDLLDEVESVLGIQCAPITWPIGMGQRLKGVVHLLTGEVHLYEQGRNFTRQDSTIFASIDDPALAARIGDNMLAELREELELVEGASHPFDKAKYLAGEQTPVFFGSAVNNFGVQLLLDFFVEHAPAPKPRETTRREVQPAEDKLTGFVFKIQANMDPQHRDRVAFMRICSGKFSAGMKAFQARSGKEVKLANALTFMASDREIAETAFPGDVIGIHNHGTISIGDSFSEGENLSFTGIPNFAPELFRRARLRDPLKLKQLQKGLAQLSEEGATQFFRPLMSNDLILGAVGVLQFDVVAYRLKDEYGVDASFEQVSVATARWIRCNDAKKLEEFREKNAMNLAIDAAGELVYLAPTRVNLQLAQERAPGVQFLATREHAHAIAVD